A single window of Nicotiana sylvestris chromosome 5, ASM39365v2, whole genome shotgun sequence DNA harbors:
- the LOC104242236 gene encoding nifU-like protein 3, chloroplastic isoform X1 produces the protein MYIMFAISTQTQGLKPTVSSSASHSSERFSPASTSFPKNCISQGSPFSSKQSSFQRGQFHVRRYLGLNRTGKRRNNAGIAVSPSCVLPLTEENVEKVLDEVRPGLMADGGNVVLHEIDGLVVVLKLQGACGSCPSSTMTLKMGIETRLRDKIPEIMEVEQIQDSETGLELNEENIEKLLGEIRPYLVGAGGGELELVQINDYVVKVRLSGPAASVMTVRVALTQKLRDAIPAIAAVQLIE, from the exons ATGTACATAATGTTTGCAATTTCAACCCAAACGCAAGGTCTCAAACCGACGGTGTCATCATCAGCTAGCCATTCATCAGAACGATTCTCTCCTGCCTCGACTTCCTTTCCAAAG AACTGTATTTCGCAGGGCAGTCCATTTTCGTCAAAGCAAAGTTCTTTTCAAAGAGGTCAATTTCATGTTAGACGATACCTTGGGCTCAATCGAACTGGTAAAAGAAGAAATAATGCAG GTATTGCAGTGTCACCAAGTTGTGTCCTTCCTCTAACCGAGGAAAATGTTGAGAAGGTTCTAGATGAAGTCAGGCCAGGCCTAATGGCAGATGGAGGGAATGTTGTACTACATGAGATCGATGGCCTAGTTGTAGTTCTTAAGCTTCAGGGAGCATGTGGATCTTGTCCAAGTTCCACAATGACACTTAAAATGGGAATTGAAACCCGCCTTCGCGACAAAATCCCTGAAATAATGGAAGTAGAGCAGATTCAGGACTCTGAGACTGGCCTTGAGTTAAATGAGGAAAATATTGAGAAG CTTCTTGGAGAGATTAGACCATATCTGGTAGGAGCAGGTGGTGGAGAACTTGAGCTTGTTCAGATTAATGACTACGTTGTTAAGGTTCGACTGAGTGGACCGGCAGCTTCCGTGATGACAGTTCGTGTAGCTCTTACTCAAAAATTAAGAGATGCAATACCAGCTATTGCTGCAGTTCAGTTGATAGAATGA
- the LOC104242236 gene encoding nifU-like protein 3, chloroplastic isoform X2, translating to MYIMFAISTQTQGLKPTVSSSASHSSERFSPASTSFPKGSPFSSKQSSFQRGQFHVRRYLGLNRTGKRRNNAGIAVSPSCVLPLTEENVEKVLDEVRPGLMADGGNVVLHEIDGLVVVLKLQGACGSCPSSTMTLKMGIETRLRDKIPEIMEVEQIQDSETGLELNEENIEKLLGEIRPYLVGAGGGELELVQINDYVVKVRLSGPAASVMTVRVALTQKLRDAIPAIAAVQLIE from the exons ATGTACATAATGTTTGCAATTTCAACCCAAACGCAAGGTCTCAAACCGACGGTGTCATCATCAGCTAGCCATTCATCAGAACGATTCTCTCCTGCCTCGACTTCCTTTCCAAAG GGCAGTCCATTTTCGTCAAAGCAAAGTTCTTTTCAAAGAGGTCAATTTCATGTTAGACGATACCTTGGGCTCAATCGAACTGGTAAAAGAAGAAATAATGCAG GTATTGCAGTGTCACCAAGTTGTGTCCTTCCTCTAACCGAGGAAAATGTTGAGAAGGTTCTAGATGAAGTCAGGCCAGGCCTAATGGCAGATGGAGGGAATGTTGTACTACATGAGATCGATGGCCTAGTTGTAGTTCTTAAGCTTCAGGGAGCATGTGGATCTTGTCCAAGTTCCACAATGACACTTAAAATGGGAATTGAAACCCGCCTTCGCGACAAAATCCCTGAAATAATGGAAGTAGAGCAGATTCAGGACTCTGAGACTGGCCTTGAGTTAAATGAGGAAAATATTGAGAAG CTTCTTGGAGAGATTAGACCATATCTGGTAGGAGCAGGTGGTGGAGAACTTGAGCTTGTTCAGATTAATGACTACGTTGTTAAGGTTCGACTGAGTGGACCGGCAGCTTCCGTGATGACAGTTCGTGTAGCTCTTACTCAAAAATTAAGAGATGCAATACCAGCTATTGCTGCAGTTCAGTTGATAGAATGA
- the LOC104242238 gene encoding uncharacterized protein, protein MGTKVQDVKLVDYNSSFHLYASDNLGMLLTSCLLDGTNYATWSRPMKNVLRSKNKLGFVNGVIKKPSNEKPEANLWETCNSMIILWIFNSLDKTLHSIIAYAETAREVWIDLEERFAQGRAPRIYQIRRDISLLIQDGQTVLTYYTKLKALWDELNDLDPLPECNCVAR, encoded by the coding sequence ATGGGCACAAAGGTGCAAGACGTCAAATTGGTGGACTACAATTCTTCATTCCATCTTTATGCCTCGGACAACCTCGGGATGCTGCTCACTTCATGTCTGCTTGATGGGACAAACTATGCGACATGGTCCAGACCCATGAAGAACGTTTTGAGATCCAAGAACAAGTTGGGTTTCGTGAATGGCGTAATTAAAAAACCTAGCAATGAAAAACCAGAAGCAAACTTGTGGGAAACATGTAATTCCATGATTATACTATGGATATTCAATTCCCTTGACAAAACTTTGCATAGCATCATAGCCTACGCCGAGACTGCAAGGGAagtttggatagatttggaggaGCGTTTTGCTCAAGGCAGGGCTCCAAGGATTTACCAGATTAGAAGGGACATCAGTCTTCTCATCCAAGACGGACAAACTGTGTTGACATACTACACAAAATTAAAGGCGTTATGGGATGAATTAAATGATCTTGACCCTTTACCAGAATGTAATTGTGTGGCCAGATAA